A stretch of the Streptococcus himalayensis genome encodes the following:
- the treR gene encoding trehalose operon repressor, whose product MKKYQQIFKELERQILEETYLTGDFLPSEYELMARYAVSRDTVRKALEELQKAGLIQKIRGQGSKVLKKEQIDFPVSHLTSYRELVEQYGINSITNVISLEKVTVDQKLSQLTGFPEFRIVWKIVRQRVVDNVASVLDTDYLDKQVAPELTRQIAEDSIYAYLEEKLHLPIAYATKEITIDQARDRDKILMDIKGDHHVVSVKSKVYLTDGQQFQFTESRHKLEKFRFVDFAKRHH is encoded by the coding sequence ATGAAGAAATACCAGCAGATTTTTAAAGAATTAGAACGACAGATTTTAGAGGAAACCTACCTAACCGGTGATTTTCTCCCCAGCGAATACGAACTGATGGCACGCTATGCTGTCAGCCGTGATACCGTACGCAAGGCCCTTGAAGAGCTCCAAAAAGCAGGCTTGATTCAAAAAATTCGTGGCCAAGGGTCAAAAGTGCTCAAAAAAGAGCAAATTGACTTTCCCGTTTCTCACTTGACCAGCTATCGCGAATTGGTTGAGCAATACGGAATCAACTCCATCACGAATGTCATTAGTTTAGAAAAGGTCACTGTCGATCAAAAATTATCCCAACTGACTGGCTTTCCTGAATTTCGCATTGTCTGGAAAATTGTCCGCCAACGGGTCGTGGATAATGTCGCTTCTGTTCTTGACACGGATTATCTGGATAAACAGGTAGCTCCTGAGCTCACACGCCAAATCGCAGAGGATTCGATTTATGCCTATTTGGAAGAAAAACTCCATCTTCCAATTGCCTATGCCACAAAGGAAATTACCATCGATCAAGCAAGAGATCGGGATAAAATACTCATGGATATCAAGGGAGACCATCATGTAGTATCCGTCAAATCCAAGGTTTATCTTACAGATGGTCAACAATTTCAATTTACTGAGAGCCGCCATAAATTAGAAAAATTCCGCTTTGTCGATTTTGCCAAACGTCATCATTGA